AGCGATGTCCCGTTTCGTCATCATCACCAGAAATCCCTTCCCGAGGACTTGAAGAATGCGCTGCCATTAAAGAGTCGAAAAGGAAATGGAGGGAAAGAAAACTCACCGGAGAGGCGAAGAGTGCACAGTTGGGGaagtaaaaaggagaagaagggcAAAAATAATAGAGAAAGTGGCGAAACACGAAGATAGGCAGAGaggaggagaaaggaagaagagaaaacgagAAAAGAAAGCTCGCGCGAAAAATGGGAAACAAATCCCGCTCTCCCCCTTTATACCCGAGCCACGTGGCAActgcatttaaggaggagtcaaatcgacgcctgcttcgactcccccgcccgacacATGGCGCACGCCGACTGACGCAAGTAACGCCCTCACCACGCGTTTGATGCTCATAAGCGGACGAAACGTTCTAACGGCTGTCCGCTCGTGCGACCTCGAGGACCGAACCGACACCAGTTAAGAACGACACATGAAGCATTAAATGCCCCATCATAACCTCGGTCTCCAGGGCACACCGACTCATAAAACTCGTTACTCCTTAGTGTCGACCTAACTAACACAAGGAGTatggggcttactgttgggaaaaaaaacatcaagtccggagacccggttatggaatggaccaactctatcggcACCGCACGAGAGTCCGAGGCAACGTACGAGACAAAGCctagaggagagacttagctcggattcctGGGAAACGAATCCCGACCGAGACCTTAAGGGTTAGGAGCCATAAGCAAAGTAAGACAGATAAAGTTGGCTCGGTTAACGAGACAGTAATGTCTAAAGAGGCCGATTGAGGCCCTGAAGCTAAAAGCAACCtaaccgaccataaaaccgacccatacGAAGTCGGTTACAATGTCGAGTATCGAATTAAGGAAGAACGTCGGCTATAAGCCGATCCTGTTCTGTCCGACAGGGGGCAGAAAGCTTTATCCTTGCAGTCAGCCGAGACTTGTCTGTTACTTGAGTTggtcaaggccgagccgagcgaggAAGAAACGGTATAAGCTTAATACTATTCCGAAAATCACGAAAAATGATTGCATCCGTAAGAACATTACggctaaatcaaatctcctagaaatcagggagagaatCCCCGTACGGCGGGATCATTCCTCTCCTATAAATGAGAGATACTTgaagggtgaaaggtacgcaaaaactctccCAAATCCCCTCAATAcgataagacccagattcctagcctgactttggcatcggagggtctcctgttctagccagggtctcatttgtcttcttcctgtgcaggtactcaaaGGTCAACTGAGAGTAgaccagatttctacatcaacaaacatcaaaatcaaatagacgCCATATCCAATCCTTCCTCACCAACACTTCTttaagttatttcatcaaacacttaacaagcaacattcatatcaaaataaccaagtcatcaAGTTAATTTGATTTGAGTCGGTTCAAGTTAAGGTctgatccaagtcgagttgagcccgagcaagctcaaactcagctcaaaatttttATAAGCTCTGAAAACCAACTTGTACCAAATTCAATTTTGAGCCGAGACAAGCCGAGCTTTTCCAGGTTGAATCGAGCTAACTTGACTCGTATGCAGCTCCAGTTGTGACCCATCAATAACTAAAAATTAGACGGACAAGATGCATTACAGAGTTTTAAGATATATGGACCACGGATCAGCCAGTTTATGATCTTGCCAAGTAGTTGTACATGCGGACTATCAAAATCTAGACTGCCCACCTAGAAGTGGCATGGAAATTAATTTGCTAAGCAGTCCCAACCATTTGGCAACCGAGCATGTGAAACACATGTACCGTCCATTCTTAGTATCAAAACGTCTTTTCAGCCACaggaaatcaaaggtgggccttataaaatgTAAGGACCTGATGGAACAATGGACCCACATGTACGGCTGGATGTACACACCTCAACCTTTTGTGTTGTTGCTTGCGTGTCAGTTTTTCAACATCCCACGTGCACATGCCTCCGCCGGAAGAATCTTGAGATCCAAGACTTCGAGGGATGACGCTGATGATATGGACAGTATTTTCCAGCCACACATCCAAGAATAGATTTGCTAATTGCTAGCGCCTTTACGTGCGGCACAAGCACCACAATGGCACGTGTGAAATATCTGAACCGTGCTTACCGGACCCGCATCACGAAGATGTACAGGTGCAAACATCAGGCCATTGTACTCATCATGCAGCTCGGATGTGCACGTTATTTATGGACCGTTGGATGTTTTGTGAAAACAATCCGATGTTTTGGTACAGGGCATCATGCCTGATGAGGGGACCCGAAAACAGCACACGTGGCAGGGTAACATATCATttaggaccgtccatcatgtggccccTCCTGTGGATGGAAGATGGTTGAAGGTACACCAAAGTTCTATGGCTTTAGTTGTCTGATCAGTGATCTTCAAAAGCAACGGTACGAAACGAATTGGTTAATGGTCAAACATTCGGCAAGGGAAGAGTCTGATAGGTTTGGTTTTCTAAACATAAGCCATCCATGCAGGGGCCCACTACGTGGACGGCCTCGATTGGAAGATCACCTTGCCATGACTTCTGGAGAGATGGTTATAACATACTGTGCTCTTCCTGATCAACCGTACTGGATTCATCGTCATGATGCCATGATCCAGTACACAAGGATGAAAGGATAATCCTGACCATTGACTTCTCAGAACACAAGGATAATATTCTTTTCCTTACCATCCACCAGGAGACAGCAACCAGAAAATGCACGGTTCTGATTATTGGACTAGCtctgcaagtgggccccacatgccgtGTGCGAAAAACCATTTCTATTTTTAGTATGATATTACTTAAAACCCAAAAAtccggatgcggatttcctgcgaaaggctttggccgGAAGTTCCTATGCggaaaacctaggtggggcccactgtgatgttactgagaaatccatcccgtccatccgttttttgagatcattttaggggctgagaaaaaaaattaagaaggaTCAAATATTCAAGGGGCCGCACTAAAGgagaatgtggttagggaaattcgtaCCGTTGAAAACTCCCCGGGTTCGAAAGTGATGTTTTGATGAAATCCATACGGTtcgtaacgtcattcctactgagatgaactgaaaacacaaatattattctGATTcgaaatttctgtggccccacgaatatttcaactgtagacgttcaatcctcacgtttacggcccacttgagtactgGATCCGGTTTATTTTTGGccgtatgtcctaaaatgatctcaaaaaacggatggaccggatggatttctcactaacttcacagtggaccccacctaggtttccagcataGCAACTTGCTAAAGGATTTCGCAGGAAACCCTCGTCCATAAAATCCTCCGTCAAATCCGCATCCTGTCATCGACAGCTCAGCTGCGTACGACGAGAGTAGCATTTCAAACCCTAATCTCACATAACGTGACGAGGTATTGTATTTGCGAGATCCAAGCCGTTCTTTAGGTGGAACATACAATCTTTGTGCTGTAGcgtaaaaaatcaggctaatcggGCCATCAGATGGGCAACGCAAGCATACTGAAAAATAAATGATTAATAAGAATATGCCAGCTATCCACATTCGACGTACAGGTGTGGCCGGATCAACGAACCTAGCTCGCGGATGGTAggactggaagcggattgggtgctgtgccacacaccaccgacctggatgGTGTGTTGATTTCATCCATTTATGTGTGGCCTTCACGATGTATTTAATTATATTCAAACCTTCCATCCACTTGTGTAGAtcatttgggggccataaaagttttggatcaaaatgatcattgttttttcccttcatctgggtatgtatgacgtaatcaacatattagatgtcaaataaacagtacagtgggtttCGGGAGAAtgctggatatccaatcactatcgttttccattgatgtggtccacctgagatttatatccctctcattttctgtttatagcctaaaatgatctgtaaaattagatgaacgagtctatgaaacacatgcatcatggtgggcccacatagcaccgaccaccagcgagtagccaatccgtttccgcgggCCTGCAGTTCGTATTCTCGCGAGTAAGAATCGCACTTGTCTTCTCGGCTACGAAGTAACAGAAACGCATGATTTCCACCTCGACAATGACGTATACCAAAATATCCTTATCGTAGTGATCACATATCAAACCAGCACTTGAGCTCCACGTCAGCAATTGCTCCATTTCTATTGAACCGGcaattttagggatttttacaAAATAATACCTCTTTATTATGGTTTTTAAATTCCGTTAACTTCTTAAACAGCTTTCACTAAAGCTACTCATTAGTTCAGTTACCTATCATCCTCATGCCGAGCTTTAAAAGATTTTTGTAAATGAGAAGACTGCCCTGTAACGGAATATTCTCATCTCAGACAATAAGGGCCGTTTAAACCGGTCCGAATTTGGGACCCGGACGTAGGAAAAATGAGTTCCACAGTATTCTTCTCATTTGAGTTAGCATAGGTCACATGTATATATAGTTTCAGAGTACCTGTATATCAACCTTCATACTTaggcagagtatcaaatgactAAGAAACCATAATGGTTGTAAGTTAATCAGGATTATGGAAATTATAGACTTGATGTTGATGCAGCATGGCCCAAAattgtaaaatttaaaaattagcgGTCCAATTAATGAAATTAGATGGTTGACCTACTGTAGAAAACTTAATGGTAGATTACATCAGCATTAAGTAAAGATTTGGACAGCTAAAGTTTGTTTGTTTTAACAGCCAAAGTACTGAGATGTCGCAGTCTATTGTATTATCGCTTGTCATATATGGCGCTATCATATATACAATCTCTAAACTATTTATTAGTGAACACCCTCGGCTAATCTATCCAgcacaaaaaatgaggctgacaactcatcaagtggacctACATTTACACTTTATGTGAATGGTCAATTGTCATTATTTAACCGTCACTTTTTATTGGCCACATGCTGTCCGCGAAATTAGTTGACCCAAAGGATCTTTTGAGTTGAGGATCATCTAcaatagggcccacttgatgaatgaatCAAATGACATCCAGAGGCATCTCTCTTGAACTAAATCTCAGTGGAGATGTACATCACCGCTATCTAAAACCATAGTCAATGGTGAAAGTTATTTTGCATAAAGAGGTATATACGAACCAAGccagctcggttagctcgctctaTTGGACTCGATTtaaagccgagttcgagccaagttgagctgatattttgagctcgtaagtttgagctggccccagttcaacttgactcggattgaacccaagTTGGatcaaactcggattgaaccagttcgatatttgataaaatacttgtaaaactattGCTAGTGTCTCAactatagtgagattttgaaggtgcagtccaggtctttgtgaaaatactgcaatggcgaactcagctcgatttTAGCTCGGACTGGCTGGAGCTACTGACTGAACCAAGCCGGCCAATcgagctcgaggaccaagccaagccaagccaagttcaagctgaggtcagctagtggcgagccgggtcaagctggcctcaactcgactcggttggactggatgtacacccctatttacACATTCACTTTATTTTAACAATTCGGAGGCAAGGGTAATTTTGTCATTTAAAAAACATCATCTGTTACTTTCAAGTGAAATAAAGGCAGGGGAATGATAATTACTGATTAGATAGTTTAATAAAACGCTTTTTAAAAGAGCATGCGATGTAAGAATCTTAATAATGAGGCAATATTTCATACGAATCTCATTTAATATACGGTCGAcccaagatggacggtttagatcatcattCAACCAGTCAGCTGACCTCATCATGTGAAGAATCCCAAGAGATATCGTGCGACATAGATTGCCAACGTGGCTCACGTAGGTGAGATCGGATACAATCGTCAATAGTCGGAGGGAGCGAAGTATGCCTGGCCCGAAAATCAGCCCGATCGATACGATACATCTTTCTCATGGAGGTGTAGATCAGTAGATGACCGGACCACCAAGATCTCGCAGCCATGGTAacttcacagtggaccccacctgatgattggtttCGATTTCCAGTACGTGTGCCACACAATCACGTGTACGGAGACTCGCCTTGGCATTTCTCGGCCACACAATCATCCATCCCGATTTTGCCACGCGTACGGCTTCTTTCGCAATTTCGGATAAAATAGGAGTTAGTTTATCCTCTGTCGCGACACAGATTAAAGCATGCATCGCTCCCCACTATATACCCGAATGCTGAGTTTTCCagtaatctggactgtccatgtTGTAGCCTCAGTTCAATAGGAGCCACTGAGAATCTATAGATGAATTTAGATaacgaaaaataaaattttcaatggatCGCATTCGACTCATAAAATCAAAAGCTAGGATCGTCAACGGATGTTtattatggacggtttagatcatagAAATATCTCAGCACTTACGCCCCCGGTAACTGGCGACGTACACCGGATCTCAGTCGCGACATAGCAAAAACTAATAATGTCTTCTGTTTCGGCCCCGCATGTTGCGTTATCAgcacgatctgaaccgttcatcctgCATAACCTTCAACGTACTGCCCGTGAAGCGGAAATCAAGCGACGAAATGATCGATTGGTCCCATCAGTGGTTGATGAACGGTGAAAATTAACAAAAGCCATACATCTTTTGCATTTATGGCCATCTACCCTTCCTTTCCCCACCAGAgtaggataaaaaaaaaaaaaaggtgaatctATCACTGGATTGGGTGCAAATATCAAATCTGAAAAATCTTAACTTCCTTCTCAAAGGGCTAAAAAAGTCAATTTCTACGATTATTACACGCACCAAACCCTCCATGGAAATTAAAAAgagtagaaaagaaaagaaaaaaagcaaataCAACGAAGGAGAATATCTCTACCGTGCACACGCGACTTCCCCAACCTTCATTCCTTCTCTATCACCCATCAGCTGCCGTTGCACCATCAACGACTTATAAATCTCAACAATCACCTTCTCATCGTACTCCTTCAGCGCGGGTCTACCGAATCCTAAGACTCTCGAATCCACGTCCGCTGAGTACGCGAATCCACCGTTGAGAGCGGCAGAGTTCGCGAATCCCAGCATCATTTTAACGTACGCGTCCCTTATACGGATGAGGAATTTCTTGGGCGAGCTCAATCGAAacatacggagtttcggtgtgatCTTGATCCGCCAGAATCGCCTGCGTCGGGTCCGACCCAGCTCAATCTGGTGCTTTTTCTTGCCTCGCCGACCGGACCCATCGAGCCGCTCGTAGTCTTTTCGCTTCCAGTACCCTTTCAGCCCTTCCATTTCTCCTAGCTTCTCTGATTTTCCGTTGGACTTTTTTGTCTTTTTACATGAGAGAGAGCCGAGAGGGGATATGGAGGGAAATGGGGGTGGGTTGGTTTATAAAGGGATCGGAAAAGAAAGGAGATGGAAAACGGAAGCGAGAGTTTAGTTGATTGTTCTCTATCCATCGAGAGTATGTACTGAAAAGGGTCCGACGCCCTCTCGATCTCTATCTTCTGTCCTTTGGCAATGTGAAATGGGAGGTATGGAATCTTCATGCCTCTCTATTGTGTACCGTTCATCTGGCACATGTGAGTGATGATCAATGCCATGGGTCCAATGGGCATGAGGAATTAAGAAGCGACTAACGGAAAATGAGATGATCATAACCGTTTAAAAAGTAAATTTTCTTCTCAGTGAATGTGAGACGTTGCTGATTTTTGTACGGTTGATTTGTCTATCTAGGACACTTTACTGTAGAAAGTATTGAATTAACGGTTCAGATCTCGTCCAGGCATGCTATGTATGCGGTAATGAAATGGAGGAACTGTAGCTCCCGTATTCCTCCAACGCTCTGGACCAGCTCCTTGTGtaatggacgtggattgcgtactacccccgcccgtccatagctccgaacgggcaggtctgtgggcggccccaccgtgatgtatctgtacatccaagccgtcaatcccttttcccagattattttaaggtatgaaaacaaaaatgaggcagatccaacgatcaaatggaccacaccaaataataagcttggttgcattaaaatgcacaaagcattaaatgtggGTTGCactaaatgcaagagtcattgtggtgtggtccatttgatcgttggatttgcctcatttttgttttgatgccttaaaataataagaaaaaagggatagacggcttggatgtacagatacatcatggtgggcccacccacagacctgcccgttcggagcttgggacgggcgggggtagtacgcaatccgcgttcttGCGCAATGTgattagtacgcaatccgcgttcttGCGCAATGTGATCAGATCATCAAACCACTTCCCGCAGGCCCACCGTAGAATGGACCCTGGTAGAACTAGGGGCtgcttgggagcgtggatttggagcccctggattcggaaccctgggattggaaaccccttggAGTGGCAATCCTCCCAGCGTGGTTgccaccctggagtgtgaataaaCTTTTATTCAAAAATacttatgcatggtatatttgcatgggtttgaatttaattactgaattaactttaatatccttaattagtgagatatatgaTTTTTAACACTATGGTTATGATAAGCCcgataaaatatatgctttgcctgaaaatgatgaaattccaagtcttggatggaatgcaagcacaagatcatgtttgagcgACTGCccaacaatttttaatcattaattaatatggataatgtttggacggtgctggattgaatagtgttgatttacatggaaaatgtttgaatggtgctaatcatcattaatgAGCCTTGTGcctaatagaatgatagtatacaatgacacacatgttacacctgtaactaatgaaataattttaggtATAACCTATGGGAAGTGGATTTGTTGGTTTGCCACATGCCAGATAGATACGTGTCGGGTGAAGACGAGTGCCGCCGCACCTCAAGCTCCagagtatttattatatttacaccattcatttattttttgagatcattttggaacatatataaaaaaatgaatcatatcaaaagctcaaatggaccacatcaaaagtagtagcgaagataatgattttcaccgataaaaaatttaaaaggctcaccatgatgcttattttccatccaatcttttaagaaggcaaaaaatacatagatgaagaagaaaaacaaattcatattgatcctaaacttctatgACATAGAAGGGTTTcgatggtagaagttcaatcccccattcttttctacagtgtggtccaattgatattagacctgttttatttttcggctcaagccttaagtcaagctcactaaatggatggacagttttgatgtaaaacatacctcataatatgacccacaaagcttgctgacgtcaatacatcagctatattgcCAGTATGTCCTACATCAGCCCATCGGCTTCCTGATCCAAGCTCTCGCCGTGGATTACAAACCTCCTCAAAATGGAGGTTAAAAACCCTTTGCCCCCGGTTATTTTATACTACCAAACAAcctggggatttgaaacccctaccAATCTCCTCCCGttcacggtgccaaacgacccccagAAGATGCACTAGTTGGATGGGTTAGGCTATGTGCACTAGGCATACGGGCGAAATACCCGAGACCGTACATATCGAAATTCGGTGGAAGAAATCAGACGGTCAGGTTGATCTAACAAGTGCGATTGGGCGTGGAATGCCTGCCACCTGGACGTTCATGCGGTTGGAAGTAAGGTGGGGCataacgtgatgtttgtgagaaatccggaAATGAATTGActgctccccctgccactagccctgtggctagtgatcggtgctccgtgggcaccACTAcgaagtatgtcttttatccatgcggttcatccatttttacatatcattttagggcttggtcccaaaaatgagctggatgaaaatctcaggtggaccacaccacacgaaaacaatagttattggatatccatcattaaaatcctcccaagacccactgtgttgtttatttaacatccaatctgttgattaggtcatacagtcctagacctagatgaagggcaaaaacaaagatcagcttaatctaaaacttttatggccacaaaaaaggttttaatggttaacgttcaatcaacactgtttcctgtaatgtgttgcacttgagattgtgatgtatctaattttttgtctcatataataaaatgatctagaaaaatatatggatggcacaTACATTATATTAAGGCCCACATACAACTGAcacgggagtagccaatccgttctcggcAAATCCCCTTTCCCACttcccggacgcggatttcctgggaaagtcgcaggaagttcctgcgtaagGTTTCTGTGTGGGGCCAattagatgtttgtgagaaattcaaccCCTCTATCTGTTTTTAAGCTTATTTTATAATgctagaccaaaaatgaggaggattcaaaactcaagtgagccacacgagaggaaacagtgaagatttAGTGACTACCGTTGAATtatttatatggccataaaagttttgtaaccatataagtttttagtgttttcactttatctaagtgaaaatgaccttataaacggtttagatggcatataaacagtaAGGTGGagcataagaaggtttcaatggtgggcattcatttCCCTCACTGTTTCATctcttatggcccacttgagttttggatcctcctcatttttgatagcatgtattaaaatgaggtcgaagaacagatggacggatttgatttctcacaaacattgcagtAGGCCTCACCCAGAATCCTTGTGCAGAaacgaaaggctttcacaggaaatacGCGTCCCCACTTTTCTGGGTATGGTAAAACATTTCTGTAAAAATGAAACTGATCTAAAACCCAAGTgggacattgaaacatttatacggCAACAGAAGTTTTCATCGGATTACTATTCTTGTGTTTTCAGTTCTTACTTGGGAATAATCTTAAGAACCGtaatgcatataaacatcaccacTGACCTGGGAAGATTTCAAGGATAGACATCTCTTCCCACTTTTTCCCACCGTGTGGCCTAGTTAAAatttagatctcttatttttaggcttatgtcctaaaatcaACTGAAAAGATTAAATGGCTGAAAATGATTttttacaaacatcaaggtgggccctacttaaccTTTGACTATAAAACTTGATACTGTTGGCAATCTACATCCATAGTTAGTATGGACataaatgcatgcatgcatcatCTAACGAAACGATGATTTTGGCTAGAGCTGGACACAAACCAAGCCAGCttggttaactcactcgactcaactcaaatagAAATTGATTCAATTTGGTTTGCCTcaacacacacatatattgtTATAAATTTCATTTATCTTTTGTTGTTGTCATAGTTGGTCTAAGTGGCCATTTTTCTCTTAATCTCAAATCAATCTCTCAATCTCCGGCTCTTTCTTTGGTCATATTTCCTTGTTCGAGCAGTCGACCATCCCTACCCATCATCCTTCCTTGTCTAGGCACTCTGTCGTCCCTATCTAGTTGTCCGTCCCTAATTGAACAGTCCACCATAGAGCCGTTCATGATCCAAGCATAACTAAGTTTGACCTTAGTTTGGTTTGATTTGCTTATGTGAGACCCGCTATTTGAGCTTCCAACCTATCCTTGCTATTTAAGTTTTGTttggtttggtccaaatattCAAGCTAAGCTGAGCTAAGTTCAAACAGGTTCAGCTCAGATCTTGCTTTAGTGTaccgagtaaactttgtgagtccactatcatgtatatgtattatccacactgtctatctattttaaaACATGATCCAagattgaatcatatctaaatctCTAGTAAACCAAAGTAAACcaaaccacataaaacaatgtgtattcatgtatatgtattatatattgtgtgtatcatcatgcatgtgtttggatatgatttttacatatcattttaggacatgatcccaaaattaaataatatccaaatctcaattaggccacaccacacgaaacaatgtgtaTACAATTACAATTTGCAAGTCGAATCAAACCGATATGAATCAAGCTGACCTTTGAGCCAAGCCAAGTCAGTACTACCTTTGTTTGatctttgtttattttttttaaatgagcttAACTGAGTAGCTTAGTTTGGATTGAACTTCTGTTCGAAT
This DNA window, taken from Magnolia sinica isolate HGM2019 chromosome 14, MsV1, whole genome shotgun sequence, encodes the following:
- the LOC131225641 gene encoding uncharacterized protein LOC131225641, whose translation is MEGLKGYWKRKDYERLDGSGRRGKKKHQIELGRTRRRRFWRIKITPKLRMFRLSSPKKFLIRIRDAYVKMMLGFANSAALNGGFAYSADVDSRVLGFGRPALKEYDEKVIVEIYKSLMVQRQLMGDREGMKVGEVACAR